From the genome of Papaver somniferum cultivar HN1 chromosome 2, ASM357369v1, whole genome shotgun sequence, one region includes:
- the LOC113351966 gene encoding uncharacterized protein LOC113351966, whose translation MSYEGDYSVKKIYELQLEEVENYTFQKFLWRKNVHAKVSLLLWAYMHNSIPTLAMLRYMGVEPASDRCHFCQNVVEEADHIFVHCEYAHEVWMHFMEAFKMNWVMPDTLQGLFEIWSRCNFRGRCKDVWEKTHYVIIWHLWQQRNDRAFGGRHKPVSELVLIIIKRDIVLWLHEKNTFR comes from the coding sequence ATGTCTTATGAAGGAGATTATAGTGTGAAGAAGATTTATGAGTTGCAGTTGGAGGAAGTTGAAAATTACACTTTTCAGAAGTTCTTATGGAGAAAGAATGTTCATGCTAAGGTAAGTCTTCTTTTATGGgcttatatgcataattctatacCAACTTTAGCTATGCTAAGGTACATGGGAGTTGAACCTGCTTCAGATAGATGTCATTTCTGTCAGAATGTGGTAGAGGAAGCTGATCATATTTTTGTTCACTGTGAGTATGCTCATGAGGTTTGGATGCATTTCATGGAGGCTTTTAAAATGAATTGGGTTATGCCTGATACACTGCAAGGTCTTTTTGAGATATGGAGTCGGTGCAATTTCAGAGGTAGATGCAAGGATGTTTGGGAGAAGACTCATTATGTCATCATTTGGCATTTGTGGCAGCAAAGGAATGATAGAGCATTTGGAGGAAGACACAAGCCTGTGTCTGAGTTAGTCTTGATAATTATTAAGCGGGATATTGTCCTTTGGCTTCATGAAAAGAATACTTTTAGATAA
- the LOC113349134 gene encoding putative F-box protein At1g26515 → MMLPLLIYIFYVNVVVRGLKGHQKRLLDVNHDDDDDICHDGSDFSSMSLVVFDGKKFYYGEFFDNYGGEYIGYDTKKINLEFPADVCGFVGSHNGLICLSVAMKCKPIQFLSNPGDGKVLEGFNQKSDEPLYICNPVTREIVTLPALSIKNKKNNISVAHGLGHHPVTKEYKVVRIWYGSIGSSNGVTGHVEVYTLGSGSGWRSKAKIDYYVVPNDENGNNCVNGSLHWLKYGTGEILAFDLAEKEFHFVHTPPGLSSNTPSVISSRIFVMRGCLCLSYEYAKVADLWMLKKNDEKNAGSSNLCNAKRPVL, encoded by the coding sequence ATGATGCTGCCTTTGCTCATTTACATCTTTTACGTCAATGTCGTCGTCCGTGGACTAAAAGGGCACCAGAAACGACTGCTTGATGTTaaccatgatgatgatgatgatatttgtCATGATGGTTCTGATTTTAGTAGCATGAGTTTGGTTGTTTTTGATGGAAAAAAATTCTACTATGGGGAGTTCTTTGATAACTATGGTGGTGAATATATTGGTTATGATACAAAAAAGATCAATCTCGAGTTTCCTGCAGACGTGTGTGGATTTGTTGGTTCGCATAATGGATTGATTTGTTTATCAGTTGCTATGAAGTGCAAGCCCATCCAGTTTTTGAGCAACCCTGGAGATGGTAAAGTTCTTGAAGGATTTAATCAGAAAAGTGATGAACCTTTATATATCTGCAATCCTGTTACTCGAGAAATTGTGACTCTTCCAGCATTGagtatcaaaaacaaaaagaataacaTTAGCGTTGCGCATGGATTAGGTCACCATCCTGTAACTAAGGAGtacaaggttgttaggatttggtATGGTTCAATTGGGAGTAGTAATGGTGTGACAGGACATGTAGAGGTATATACTCTTGGCAGTGGCAGCGGGTGGCGGAGTAAAGCAAAAATCGATTACTATGTTGTACctaatgatgaaaatgggaataaTTGTGTTAATGGATCTCTTCATTGGCTCAAGTATGGAACGGGTGAGATTCTGGCCTTCGATTTGGCAGAAAAGGAATTCCACTTTGTTCATACACCTCCTGGTTTGTCCTCTAACACCCCATCAGTAATATCTAGTAGAATTTTTGTCATGAGAGGCTGTCTGTGTCTTTCTTATGAATATGCAAAGGTTGCTGACTTATGGATGTTAAAGAAAAATGATGAGAAAAATGCAGGTAGTAGTAATCTTTGCAATGCAAAAAGACCAGTATTATAA